Proteins encoded by one window of Verrucomicrobiia bacterium:
- a CDS encoding RluA family pseudouridine synthase, translating to MKRDPLFLTVEAPAAGARLDAYLRERLDGVSRGTIQRLIESGSIRVNDRHAKVTQVPRPGDRIEVRWPDVRPAEARAEAILLEVLYEDEHLLVINKPPDRVVHPAAGHEEGTLVNALLHHCAGQLSGIGGVARPGIVHRLDKDTSGCLVVAKNDAAHLALAAQFAGRQLGKVYQVIVCGRMETDCGEIRAAIARHPNHRKRMAVTSGGRDAWTSFRVLKRFAGATWVEAALHTGRTHQIRVHMHHVGHPVVGDAIYGRRLNGRLAEASGYTAPRQLLHAWRLVFSHPEDGRRIGIEAPLPMDFIEGLRVLGGMSAAEIAACLDAGRLRKEGG from the coding sequence GTGAAGCGCGATCCGCTTTTTCTGACGGTGGAGGCGCCGGCGGCCGGGGCGCGGTTGGATGCTTACCTGCGGGAGCGACTGGATGGCGTCTCGCGAGGCACCATCCAGCGCCTGATCGAATCCGGGAGCATCCGGGTCAATGACCGGCACGCCAAGGTGACCCAGGTGCCGCGTCCCGGGGACAGGATCGAGGTGAGATGGCCGGATGTGCGCCCGGCCGAGGCACGGGCCGAGGCGATTCTGCTGGAGGTTCTTTACGAGGATGAGCACCTGCTGGTGATCAACAAACCGCCCGACCGGGTGGTTCATCCGGCGGCGGGCCACGAGGAGGGCACGCTGGTGAATGCGTTGCTGCATCACTGTGCCGGGCAGTTGAGCGGCATCGGCGGTGTGGCGCGCCCGGGGATCGTCCATCGACTCGACAAGGACACCAGCGGCTGCCTGGTGGTGGCCAAGAACGATGCGGCGCACCTGGCGCTGGCGGCGCAGTTTGCCGGTCGGCAACTGGGGAAGGTTTACCAGGTCATTGTGTGCGGGAGGATGGAGACGGATTGCGGCGAGATCCGGGCGGCGATCGCACGGCATCCAAACCATCGGAAGCGGATGGCGGTGACGTCGGGGGGACGCGATGCCTGGACGTCGTTCCGGGTGCTGAAGCGGTTCGCGGGAGCCACCTGGGTCGAGGCGGCACTGCACACGGGGAGGACGCACCAGATCCGGGTGCACATGCACCATGTGGGGCATCCGGTCGTGGGGGATGCGATCTACGGGCGCCGGCTCAATGGGCGGCTGGCGGAGGCGTCGGGGTACACGGCACCGCGGCAGTTGCTGCACGCGTGGCGGTTGGTGTTTTCGCATCCTGAGGATGGGCGGCGGATTGGGATCGAGGCGCCGTTGCCGATGGATTTCATCGAGGGACTGCGGGTGCTCGGGGGCATGAGCGCCGCCGAGATTGCGGCGTGTCTTGATGCAGGGAGGCTGCGAAAGGAGGGAGGATGA
- the lgt gene encoding prolipoprotein diacylglyceryl transferase — MERIAFELGPLTLTWYGICVATGFWVGAWTSARRAPRAGVAAEAIWDVLWVLIVAGIVGARALYVVTYWDRSFRGEPWTEIFMVHHGGLVFHGGFVAAMLAGFAWCRWRRQPGWTMADILAPGVALGHAIGRIGCLLNGCCFGRACELPWAIRYGADHETRGIPVHPTQVYEAGLSLAVAGGLAWLFGRRRFEGQVFAVYLMAYGVIRSVVEWFRGDYPASALYFERVTPAHWISAGLVAVGVVLYGVRKRSGAAGRPALPSAVS; from the coding sequence GTGGAACGTATTGCCTTCGAGTTGGGGCCGCTGACGTTGACGTGGTATGGGATCTGCGTGGCCACGGGATTCTGGGTGGGGGCCTGGACCTCGGCGCGCCGTGCGCCGCGGGCGGGAGTGGCGGCGGAGGCGATTTGGGATGTGCTGTGGGTGCTGATTGTGGCGGGGATTGTGGGGGCCCGGGCATTGTACGTGGTGACCTACTGGGATCGAAGTTTCCGGGGCGAGCCCTGGACGGAGATCTTCATGGTGCATCACGGGGGCTTGGTGTTTCACGGGGGGTTCGTGGCGGCCATGCTGGCAGGGTTCGCCTGGTGCCGTTGGCGGCGGCAACCGGGGTGGACGATGGCGGACATCCTGGCCCCCGGGGTTGCGCTGGGGCACGCGATCGGCCGGATCGGATGCCTCCTGAACGGGTGCTGTTTCGGAAGGGCCTGCGAACTTCCATGGGCGATTCGGTACGGGGCCGATCATGAGACCCGCGGCATTCCGGTGCATCCGACGCAGGTCTATGAGGCCGGGTTGTCGCTGGCCGTGGCCGGCGGGCTGGCCTGGTTGTTTGGGAGACGGCGTTTTGAGGGTCAGGTGTTCGCGGTCTATCTCATGGCCTATGGGGTGATTCGGAGTGTTGTCGAGTGGTTCCGGGGCGACTATCCGGCGTCGGCCCTGTACTTCGAACGTGTGACGCCCGCCCACTGGATCAGCGCAGGGCTGGTGGCGGTGGGGGTCGTGTTGTATGGGGTGCGGAAGCGCTCCGGTGCGGCCGGCCGGCCGGCCCTTCCTTCGGCTGTGTCGTGA
- the ispF gene encoding 2-C-methyl-D-erythritol 2,4-cyclodiphosphate synthase gives MIHVGIGYDVHPLVIGRKLILGGVEIPHTHGLAGHSDADALMHAICDAILGALGEPDIGHFFKNTDPRWLNAPSSVFLQEAARQVMFHEGRLINVDATVIAEHPKIAPYVLTMKQNIAQALHLNLRRVGVKATTHEGIGALGRGEGIAAMAVASVDLPE, from the coding sequence ATGATTCACGTCGGTATTGGCTATGACGTCCATCCCCTTGTGATCGGAAGGAAGTTGATCCTGGGCGGGGTGGAAATCCCTCACACCCACGGACTCGCCGGACATTCCGACGCCGATGCCCTGATGCACGCCATCTGCGACGCCATTCTCGGTGCGCTGGGAGAGCCCGACATCGGCCACTTCTTCAAGAACACCGATCCACGCTGGCTCAATGCACCCAGTTCTGTGTTCCTCCAGGAGGCCGCCCGCCAGGTGATGTTCCACGAGGGCCGGTTGATCAATGTGGATGCCACGGTCATTGCCGAGCACCCCAAAATCGCACCCTATGTGCTGACCATGAAACAGAACATTGCGCAGGCACTCCACCTCAATCTGCGGAGGGTCGGGGTCAAGGCGACCACGCACGAAGGAATCGGAGCGCTGGGCCGCGGCGAAGGCATCGCCGCCATGGCGGTTGCTTCGGTGGACCTGCCGGAATAG
- a CDS encoding ABC transporter ATP-binding protein: MPVMNPPTQPAVETFGLTRTYGSLVALDQLNLTVEPGELFGFIGSNGAGKTTTLRILATFLLPSSGKAAVFGHDVVSHADDVRHLIGYMPDFFGVYKDMEVTEYLDFFGACYRIPSAQRDRTVADVLDLVGLHEKRGTLIGALSRGMQQRLGLARVLIHDPRLLLLDEPASGLDPRARIEMMAVLQELQRMGKTIIISSHILSELQTLCHRVAILEKGSLIYAGPVQGARQQLGNPTVYWVRVHPPFEHAAQLLRSEPGVLAAEVLENRIKVTFADHEADPSFIPDRLVRAGVPVVELYEDEVGLEKVFLHVTKGETQ; encoded by the coding sequence ATGCCAGTCATGAACCCTCCAACCCAGCCTGCGGTCGAGACCTTCGGGCTTACCCGCACCTACGGTTCGCTGGTGGCCCTCGATCAACTCAACCTGACCGTGGAACCGGGCGAACTTTTCGGCTTCATCGGCTCCAATGGCGCCGGCAAGACCACCACTCTCCGAATCCTCGCCACATTTCTGCTCCCCTCCTCCGGAAAGGCAGCCGTCTTCGGACACGATGTCGTCTCCCATGCGGATGATGTCCGTCATCTGATCGGCTACATGCCTGACTTCTTCGGCGTGTATAAGGACATGGAGGTCACCGAATACCTCGACTTCTTCGGCGCCTGCTATCGCATCCCCTCCGCCCAACGCGACCGTACCGTGGCCGATGTTCTGGACCTCGTCGGACTTCATGAAAAGCGCGGCACCCTGATCGGCGCCCTCAGCCGCGGCATGCAGCAACGCCTCGGCCTCGCACGGGTTCTCATCCACGACCCCCGTCTCCTCCTCCTCGACGAGCCCGCCAGCGGCCTGGATCCCCGGGCACGCATCGAAATGATGGCCGTCCTCCAGGAACTGCAGCGCATGGGGAAGACCATCATCATCTCCTCCCATATCCTCAGCGAGCTTCAGACCCTCTGTCATCGCGTCGCCATCCTCGAAAAGGGATCCCTGATCTATGCCGGCCCCGTGCAGGGCGCCAGGCAACAACTCGGCAACCCCACGGTGTACTGGGTCAGAGTTCACCCCCCCTTCGAGCACGCCGCCCAGCTCCTGCGCTCAGAACCGGGCGTCCTTGCGGCGGAAGTCCTCGAGAATCGCATCAAAGTCACCTTCGCCGACCATGAAGCCGACCCTTCCTTCATCCCGGACCGTCTCGTTCGGGCCGGAGTTCCCGTCGTCGAATTGTACGAGGATGAAGTCGGGCTTGAGAAAGTGTTCCTCCACGTCACCAAGGGAGAAACCCAATAA